One window of Deltaproteobacteria bacterium genomic DNA carries:
- a CDS encoding TIGR02147 family protein — MAREPYNYMDYRQFLQDLLVEYKQTTRYFSFRYFARVAGFSSPSYLKMVIDGARNLTPTSIQQVAKAFKLGKRETAYFEALVLFNQAREDKEKELYLERLSALKPRAQLHGIKKDQYEYFTNKLFVTLREMVALPDFQEDPSWIAAKLRMNIKAKEVEHALEVLQRLGLVRRNEAGRLVQADASLTTPPEVASLELMQYHRSMLDDAKEALHTMAPELRDVTALTIPIPKNAVAEIKRRVQTFREEILDYINKGSADYFEVYQLNVQVFPLTRTKS; from the coding sequence ATGGCGCGAGAACCGTATAACTACATGGATTACCGGCAATTTTTGCAGGACTTGCTGGTCGAGTATAAACAGACGACTCGCTATTTTTCCTTCCGCTATTTTGCCCGGGTGGCCGGGTTCAGCTCGCCGAGCTATCTGAAGATGGTCATTGATGGGGCTCGAAACCTGACGCCGACCTCGATCCAGCAGGTGGCCAAGGCCTTCAAGTTGGGCAAGCGGGAGACGGCCTATTTCGAGGCGTTGGTCCTGTTTAATCAGGCGCGGGAAGATAAGGAAAAAGAACTGTATTTAGAGCGATTGTCGGCGTTGAAGCCCAGGGCGCAGCTGCATGGGATCAAGAAGGACCAATACGAATATTTTACCAATAAGCTCTTTGTGACGCTTCGGGAGATGGTCGCGTTGCCTGATTTCCAAGAAGATCCGAGTTGGATCGCGGCCAAACTGCGAATGAATATTAAGGCGAAGGAAGTGGAGCATGCGTTGGAGGTGTTGCAGCGGTTGGGGTTGGTGCGGCGCAATGAGGCGGGGCGATTGGTCCAGGCCGACGCGAGTCTGACCACGCCGCCGGAGGTGGCGTCGTTGGAGTTGATGCAATATCACCGCTCGATGCTCGATGACGCCAAAGAGGCGCTGCATACGATGGCGCCGGAGTTGCGCGACGTGACGGCGTTGACGATTCCGATCCCGAAAAATGCGGTGGCGGAAATTAAGCGGCGGGTCCAGACGTTTCGGGAGGAGATTCTCGACTACATCAACAAGGGGAGTGCGGATTATTTCGAAGTGTATCAATTGAATGTGCAGGTGTTTCCGTTGACGAGGACGAAGAGTTAG
- a CDS encoding DEAD/DEAH box helicase family protein — translation MSAKEATARIKINQLLATAGWRFFPDDRGPANIRLEANVFIPPTALDAFGDDFEKTERGFIDFLLLDAKGFPLLVLEAKAEQKNPLDGKEQARRYARAQHCRFVILSNGNLHYFWDLERGNPCIITSFPAPDSVAGYQQITPNPQRLITEPVGDDYIVLTQRPNYQAEASWRNEVERSSFVQANKLRFLRPYQLNAIHALQQAVKDDKDRFLFEMATGTGKTLTAAAVIKLFLHSGNVRRVLFLVDRLELEDQAKKTFAALLSADFQTVIYKERRDDWRRAEIVVTTVQSLLFNNKYQRLFSPTDFDLVISDEAHRSIGGNARAVFDYFIGYKLGLTATPRDYLRRFDSSNPGTRDPREAERRLLLDTYRTFGCEDSQPTFRYSLLDGVKEGYLINPTVVDARTGITTQLLSDEGFVVSFTDDTGEDQEQVFKQRDFEQRFFSDATNQVFCKAFLENALRDPISGEVGKSILFAVSQNHAAKLAQILNRMADRMFPGKYQSDFAVQVTSQIPDAQQCTINFANNNLLGSGNFIPAYKTSKARVCVTVGMMTTGYDCTDILNLGLFRPIFSPTDFIQIKGRGTRTHNFLEQLFDEQLKAAVEKPAKTAFKLFDFFANCEYFEEKFNYDEVLKLPRPQGKGRKPDEAIAPLVVGGTYEHVGSDLVLMVKEATIGPEGMKIDRMFFERFEGTVRENETIAAAVESGQWDRVIDYVNREVFNKPEEYYTLDKLRKAAAVDRRLTLREILEKVFGLIPRFKSKDELLEEEFAKFIADVKPEEAEVISAIKHFFKAYATSDRVRAIIDRRHFTDLATNSMFSTRDFKAVPPKYRMLVPEYVKDYVSLNQFAA, via the coding sequence ATGTCTGCAAAGGAAGCGACCGCTCGCATCAAGATCAACCAGCTGCTGGCAACGGCTGGTTGGCGCTTCTTTCCGGACGATCGCGGCCCAGCCAATATCCGACTTGAAGCCAACGTCTTCATTCCACCGACCGCTTTGGATGCATTCGGCGATGATTTTGAGAAAACCGAAAGAGGCTTCATCGATTTCCTGCTGCTTGACGCCAAGGGTTTTCCGCTCCTCGTCCTGGAAGCCAAGGCCGAGCAGAAGAACCCGCTCGACGGCAAGGAGCAGGCACGTAGATATGCTCGCGCGCAGCACTGTCGTTTTGTCATCCTCTCCAATGGGAATCTACATTACTTCTGGGATCTCGAACGCGGCAATCCGTGCATCATCACTTCGTTCCCGGCTCCCGATTCAGTGGCAGGCTATCAGCAGATCACGCCGAATCCGCAACGCTTGATTACTGAACCGGTCGGTGACGATTATATTGTTCTGACTCAACGCCCCAACTATCAAGCTGAGGCGAGCTGGCGCAACGAGGTCGAACGTTCGAGTTTTGTCCAGGCGAATAAGCTCCGCTTTCTCAGGCCCTATCAGTTGAATGCCATCCACGCCTTGCAACAGGCAGTCAAGGACGACAAAGATCGTTTCCTGTTCGAGATGGCCACTGGCACCGGCAAGACGCTCACCGCAGCCGCCGTCATCAAGCTGTTCCTCCATTCCGGCAACGTGCGGCGTGTGCTTTTTCTGGTGGACCGCCTCGAGCTGGAAGACCAAGCGAAGAAGACCTTCGCCGCTTTGCTGTCCGCCGACTTTCAGACCGTCATCTACAAGGAGCGCCGCGACGACTGGCGTCGCGCGGAGATCGTCGTGACCACCGTCCAGTCGTTGCTCTTTAACAACAAGTATCAACGACTGTTCTCGCCGACCGACTTCGACCTGGTCATTTCCGATGAAGCCCACCGTTCCATCGGCGGCAACGCCCGCGCTGTGTTTGACTACTTCATCGGTTACAAGCTGGGCCTCACCGCCACGCCGCGCGACTATCTCCGCAGATTCGACAGCTCGAATCCGGGCACCCGCGATCCGCGCGAGGCCGAACGCCGGTTGTTGTTGGACACCTATCGCACGTTCGGTTGTGAGGACAGTCAGCCGACCTTTCGCTACTCGCTACTGGACGGTGTGAAAGAGGGCTACCTGATCAATCCCACAGTCGTGGATGCCCGCACAGGGATTACGACTCAACTGCTTTCCGACGAGGGATTCGTCGTCTCGTTCACGGACGACACCGGCGAGGATCAGGAGCAGGTCTTCAAGCAGCGCGATTTCGAGCAGCGCTTCTTTTCCGACGCGACCAACCAAGTATTCTGCAAGGCATTTCTGGAGAATGCGTTGCGCGATCCGATTAGTGGCGAGGTCGGCAAGTCGATCCTCTTTGCGGTCAGCCAGAATCACGCCGCGAAACTGGCGCAGATCCTCAACCGGATGGCCGACCGCATGTTCCCCGGCAAGTACCAATCCGATTTCGCCGTTCAGGTCACCTCGCAGATTCCGGATGCGCAGCAGTGCACGATCAACTTCGCCAACAACAACCTGCTTGGCTCAGGCAATTTTATCCCCGCCTACAAAACCAGTAAGGCGCGGGTTTGTGTGACGGTCGGCATGATGACTACCGGCTACGATTGCACCGACATCCTCAACCTCGGCCTCTTCCGTCCGATCTTTTCGCCGACGGATTTTATCCAGATCAAAGGACGCGGCACCAGAACCCACAATTTCTTGGAGCAACTTTTTGATGAGCAACTCAAGGCCGCTGTCGAAAAACCGGCGAAGACCGCCTTCAAGCTCTTCGACTTCTTCGCGAACTGCGAATACTTCGAAGAGAAGTTCAACTACGATGAAGTGCTAAAATTGCCCCGGCCTCAAGGTAAGGGTCGCAAGCCGGACGAAGCGATCGCCCCCTTAGTCGTTGGCGGTACTTACGAACACGTCGGGAGCGACCTCGTCCTGATGGTCAAGGAAGCGACCATTGGGCCCGAGGGCATGAAGATCGACCGGATGTTCTTCGAGAGATTCGAGGGCACAGTGCGCGAGAACGAGACGATCGCCGCAGCCGTCGAGTCAGGACAATGGGATCGCGTCATCGACTACGTGAACCGTGAGGTCTTTAACAAGCCCGAGGAGTACTACACGTTGGACAAGCTGCGCAAGGCGGCCGCTGTGGATCGGCGACTGACGCTGCGCGAGATCCTGGAGAAAGTCTTCGGCCTGATTCCGCGCTTCAAATCGAAAGATGAATTGCTGGAGGAGGAATTCGCCAAATTTATCGCCGACGTCAAGCCCGAGGAGGCCGAGGTCATCTCGGCCATCAAGCATTTTTTCAAGGCCTACGCCACCAGCGACCGTGTCAGGGCCATTATCGATAGGCGCCACTTCACCGATCTCGCGACCAACTCGATGTTCTCCACCCGCGATTTCAAGGCCGTGCCGCCGAAGTACCGCATGCTGGTCCCCGAGTACGTCAAAGACTACGTATCGTTGAACCAGTTTGCCGCGTGA
- a CDS encoding KilA-N domain-containing protein: MNRPRKATVHVKGTTVSVLVHHEQDYISLTDIARHKDPNRTDYLISNWLRNRNTIEFLGIWESLNNPSFKPIEFDGFRKSAGLNSFILTVKQWVEETRAIGLVSRAGRYGGTFAHKDIAFEFATWISVEFKLFLIKEFQRLKEDENSRLSLAWNLNRTLSKLNYRIHTDAIQAHLIPPEITPTLAAITYATEADLLNVALFGHTATEWRRTNPDKKGNVRDYATIEQLLVLANIEVMNAELIHMKLSQSERLTRLNQIAIRQMQVLTAAPALKQLKE, encoded by the coding sequence ATGAACAGACCGCGAAAAGCCACTGTGCATGTGAAGGGAACCACCGTTTCGGTATTGGTTCATCACGAGCAGGATTACATTTCCCTCACGGATATCGCGCGGCACAAAGACCCCAACCGGACAGACTACCTGATCTCAAACTGGCTGCGGAATCGAAACACCATTGAGTTTCTCGGTATCTGGGAATCCCTGAACAACCCCAGTTTTAAACCCATCGAATTCGATGGGTTTAGGAAAAGCGCGGGGCTGAACAGCTTCATCCTGACGGTCAAGCAGTGGGTCGAGGAGACGCGAGCGATCGGTCTCGTGTCCAGAGCCGGACGCTACGGCGGCACCTTCGCACACAAGGACATCGCTTTCGAGTTCGCCACCTGGATTTCCGTCGAGTTCAAGCTATTCCTCATCAAGGAGTTCCAGCGGCTCAAGGAAGATGAGAACAGCCGTCTGTCCTTGGCCTGGAACCTGAATCGCACTCTGTCCAAACTCAACTACCGCATACACACCGACGCCATCCAGGCCCACCTGATCCCGCCGGAAATCACCCCCACTTTGGCAGCCATCACCTATGCCACCGAGGCGGATCTGCTCAACGTCGCCCTGTTCGGGCACACGGCGACGGAGTGGCGCCGGACTAACCCGGACAAAAAGGGTAATGTGCGCGATTACGCCACCATTGAACAACTGCTTGTCCTCGCCAACATTGAAGTGATGAACGCGGAGCTGATCCATATGAAACTGTCCCAGAGCGAACGACTCACCCGTCTCAACCAGATCGCCATTCGCCAGATGCAGGTACTGACCGCAGCACCGGCGCTCAAACAACTCAAGGAATAA